One Rhizobium sp. NRK18 genomic window carries:
- a CDS encoding LamB/YcsF family protein: MTRTVDLNCDMGESFGAYTMGDDAAMLDIITTANVACGFHAGDPVVMRDTILAAKARGVAVGAHPSFMDLYGFGRRRIIGDSPEDLEAQLIYQIAAMQGMAQALGWPMTHVKTHGALGNMAAEDQGLAETCVRAIAAVDRSLVFVTLPYSETMKAAQKAGLTIACEVFADRTYTANGMLTSRKVQGAVIHDPQRSADHALAMVKDGYIPTTDGTRLPVEAATVCVHGDTPGAVDTARMLRTSFEAEGIDIKPFALPSTL; encoded by the coding sequence ATGACACGGACGGTTGATCTCAACTGCGACATGGGAGAGAGCTTCGGCGCCTACACCATGGGTGACGATGCGGCCATGCTCGACATCATCACGACGGCCAATGTTGCCTGTGGTTTCCACGCCGGCGATCCCGTCGTGATGCGCGATACCATTCTGGCGGCAAAGGCGAGAGGCGTTGCCGTCGGCGCGCATCCCTCCTTCATGGATCTCTACGGTTTCGGGCGCCGGCGCATCATCGGCGACAGTCCCGAGGATCTGGAAGCGCAGCTCATCTATCAGATCGCCGCGATGCAGGGCATGGCGCAAGCGCTCGGCTGGCCGATGACGCATGTGAAGACGCATGGCGCGCTTGGCAACATGGCGGCGGAAGACCAAGGTCTCGCCGAGACCTGCGTGCGCGCCATCGCGGCGGTCGACCGGTCCCTGGTCTTCGTCACGCTCCCCTATTCGGAGACGATGAAGGCTGCGCAGAAGGCCGGGCTGACGATCGCCTGCGAAGTCTTCGCCGACCGCACCTATACCGCCAACGGCATGCTGACCTCCCGCAAGGTACAAGGCGCGGTGATCCATGATCCGCAACGCAGTGCCGACCACGCGCTCGCGATGGTCAAGGACGGCTACATCCCGACCACGGACGGAACCCGCCTGCCGGTGGAGGCGGCAACGGTCTGCGTCCATGGGGACACGCCCGGCGCGGTTGACACCGCCCGCATGTTGCGCACCTCATTCGAAGCCGAAGGCATAGACATCAAGCCGTTCGCATTGCCTTCAACACTGTAA